In one Excalfactoria chinensis isolate bCotChi1 chromosome 17, bCotChi1.hap2, whole genome shotgun sequence genomic region, the following are encoded:
- the CBX8 gene encoding chromobox protein homolog 8 isoform X2, which produces MELSAVGERVFAAEALLKRRIRKGRMEYLVKWKGWSQKYSTWEPEENILDARLLAAFEEREREMELFGPKKRGPKPKTFLLKAQAKAKAKTYEFRSDSSRGIRVPYPGRSPQELGSTSRAREGLRNMALTPQGSSSSSSSVPKADGVRDRVLRVEEKPGETPKKRGPKPRKELYKDLAESLDASKRKLGEPGDKVGDYLKARKMEEAAGAAKFSSGHSVIQLARRPEPDLSGTVPGPNRLEVGTKLGAADPYAPRVAKHRSDLLDPKGPGGLDPKLLHGAVGPGPGGGLFRDGGGPAGRPSLIARIPVARILGDPEEESWSPSLSNLEKVVVTDVTSNFLTVTIKESSTDQGFFKEKR; this is translated from the exons ATGGAGCTCTCGGCCGTCGGGGAGCGCGTCTTCGCGGCCGAGGCCCTGCTCAAGCGCCGCATCCGCAAA GGGCGCATGGAATATCTCGTAAAATGGAAGGGCTGGTCTCAGAA gTACAGCACTTGGGAACCCGAGGAGAACATCCTGGATGCCCGGCTGCTCGCGGCCTTCGAGGAGAG GGAGCGAGAAATGGAGCTATTCGGGCCTAAAAAGCGCGGCCCCAAGCCCAAAACCTTCCTGCTAAAG GCCCAGGCCAAGGCCAAAGCCAAAACCTACGAGTTCCGCAGCGACTCGTCCAGGGGTATCCGTGTTCCGTACCCCGGGCGCTCCCCGCAGGAGTTGGGCTCCACGTCCCGTGCACGGGAAGGACTCAGGAATATGGCCCTGACCCCGCAGggcagtagcagcagcagcagcagcgtgccCAAAGCGGATGGCGTGCGGGACCGCGTCCTCCGGGTGGAGGAGAAACCTGGGGAGACCCCCAAAAAGAGGGGCCCGAAGCCTAGGAAGGAGCTGTATAAGGACCTGGCGGAGAGTCTGGACGCCTCCAAGAGGAAACTGGGGGAGCCGGGGGACAAAGTGGGGGACTACCTCAAGGCCAGGAAGATGGAGGAGGCGGCGGGTGCTGCCAAGTTCTCCTCGGGACACAGCGTCATCCAGCTGGCCCGCCGGCCCGAGCCCGACCTCAGCGGCACCGTACCCGGCCCCAACCGCCTGGAGGTGGGCACCAAACTGGGTGCTGCCGACCCCTACGCGCCACGTGTGGCCAAACACCGCTCTGACCTGCTGGACCCCAAAGGGCCGGGCGGGCTGGACCCCAAACTGCTGCACGGAGCCGTGGGGCCCGGCCCTGGGGGGGGGCTGTTCCGTGACGGTGGGGGCCCGGCAGGGAGACCCTCCCTCATCGCCCGCATCCCTGTGGCTCGGATCCTGGGGGACCCCGAGGAGGAGTCGTGGAGCCCCTCGCTCAGCAACCTGGAGAAGGTGGTGGTCACCGACGTGACCTCTAACTTTTTGACCGTCACCATTAAGGAGAGCAGCACGGACCAAGGATTCTTTAAGGAGAAGCGATGA
- the CBX8 gene encoding chromobox protein homolog 8 isoform X1, protein MELSAVGERVFAAEALLKRRIRKGRMEYLVKWKGWSQKYSTWEPEENILDARLLAAFEESFGSFDTSREREMELFGPKKRGPKPKTFLLKAQAKAKAKTYEFRSDSSRGIRVPYPGRSPQELGSTSRAREGLRNMALTPQGSSSSSSSVPKADGVRDRVLRVEEKPGETPKKRGPKPRKELYKDLAESLDASKRKLGEPGDKVGDYLKARKMEEAAGAAKFSSGHSVIQLARRPEPDLSGTVPGPNRLEVGTKLGAADPYAPRVAKHRSDLLDPKGPGGLDPKLLHGAVGPGPGGGLFRDGGGPAGRPSLIARIPVARILGDPEEESWSPSLSNLEKVVVTDVTSNFLTVTIKESSTDQGFFKEKR, encoded by the exons ATGGAGCTCTCGGCCGTCGGGGAGCGCGTCTTCGCGGCCGAGGCCCTGCTCAAGCGCCGCATCCGCAAA GGGCGCATGGAATATCTCGTAAAATGGAAGGGCTGGTCTCAGAA gTACAGCACTTGGGAACCCGAGGAGAACATCCTGGATGCCCGGCTGCTCGCGGCCTTCGAGGAGAG CTTTGGTTCTTTTGACACCTCTAGGGAGCGAGAAATGGAGCTATTCGGGCCTAAAAAGCGCGGCCCCAAGCCCAAAACCTTCCTGCTAAAG GCCCAGGCCAAGGCCAAAGCCAAAACCTACGAGTTCCGCAGCGACTCGTCCAGGGGTATCCGTGTTCCGTACCCCGGGCGCTCCCCGCAGGAGTTGGGCTCCACGTCCCGTGCACGGGAAGGACTCAGGAATATGGCCCTGACCCCGCAGggcagtagcagcagcagcagcagcgtgccCAAAGCGGATGGCGTGCGGGACCGCGTCCTCCGGGTGGAGGAGAAACCTGGGGAGACCCCCAAAAAGAGGGGCCCGAAGCCTAGGAAGGAGCTGTATAAGGACCTGGCGGAGAGTCTGGACGCCTCCAAGAGGAAACTGGGGGAGCCGGGGGACAAAGTGGGGGACTACCTCAAGGCCAGGAAGATGGAGGAGGCGGCGGGTGCTGCCAAGTTCTCCTCGGGACACAGCGTCATCCAGCTGGCCCGCCGGCCCGAGCCCGACCTCAGCGGCACCGTACCCGGCCCCAACCGCCTGGAGGTGGGCACCAAACTGGGTGCTGCCGACCCCTACGCGCCACGTGTGGCCAAACACCGCTCTGACCTGCTGGACCCCAAAGGGCCGGGCGGGCTGGACCCCAAACTGCTGCACGGAGCCGTGGGGCCCGGCCCTGGGGGGGGGCTGTTCCGTGACGGTGGGGGCCCGGCAGGGAGACCCTCCCTCATCGCCCGCATCCCTGTGGCTCGGATCCTGGGGGACCCCGAGGAGGAGTCGTGGAGCCCCTCGCTCAGCAACCTGGAGAAGGTGGTGGTCACCGACGTGACCTCTAACTTTTTGACCGTCACCATTAAGGAGAGCAGCACGGACCAAGGATTCTTTAAGGAGAAGCGATGA
- the CBX2 gene encoding chromobox protein homolog 2, with the protein MEELSSVGEQVFAAECILSKRLRKGKLEYLVKWRGWSSKHNSWEPEENILDPRLLLAFQKKEHEKEVQNRKRGKRPRGRPRKHVEPEMPSKSKSSSSSSSTSSSSSSSDEEDESDLEAKRGPRSRETHPVPQKKAQILVAKPEMKDSSRKKRGRKPLPPEQKAARRTVNLTKVLKTSRKEVGGSNKLLGKLQPQHGTQGTGLAGLKEPPGALAGLSSGGSSAENIPNAMKSGSSSPSRAISWQSSIVHYMNRMSQNQSSAETSPLGRLALKSQASGKSGLGLDLKMRNQKGAGELGLSMQGAKTTKVPSSSTGGDQKSGFTTGAQMLHNGSKTPTSSSAPGGQQASSQELNLQALNLQSVKNGQSAAGGSSLPRHACSTLPKSTTAAAGSGPAGSKGSGTGTGLNAASVGDGSKSEKQARRAGAGDRDVAKGGTGSGQEGHAAPESRKAAALSEMSTGDESSSDSDRDSASFPSVGQNMSVSIQTSQDWKPTRSLIEHVFVTDVTANLITVTVKESPTSVGFFNVRQY; encoded by the exons ATGGAGGAGCTGAGCAGCGTGGGAGAGCAGGTCTTCGCCGCcgagtgcatcctcagcaagcgGCTCCGCAAG GGCAAGCTGGAGTACCTGGTCAAGTGGCGGGGCTGGTCTTCCAA GCACAACAGCTGGGAACCCGAGGAGAACATCCTCGATCCAAGGCTCCTCCTCGCTTTCCAAAAGAA GGAACATGAGAAAGAAGTGCAGAACCGCAAGAGAGGCAAACGGCCACGGGGCAGGCCCAGGAAGCACGTG GAACCAGAGATGCCTTCAAAAAGTAAGTCGAGCAGCTCCTCTTCCTCaacatcctcttcctcctcctcctctgatGAAGAGGATGAAAGTGACCTGGAAGCAAAGAGAGGTCCACGCAGCAGAGAGACCCATCCGGTGCCACAGAAGAAAGCTCAGATCCTGGTGGCAAAGCCAGAAATGAAGGACAGTTCCAGAAAGAAACGTGGGCGGAAACCTCTCCCTCCAGAGCAGAAAGCGGCTCGAAGGACCGTGAACCTGACGAAGGTGCTGAAGACATCCCGGAAAGAGGTGGGGGGCAGCAACAAGCTGCTGGGgaagctgcagccacagcacgGCACGCAGGGCACGGGGCTGGCTGGGCTGAAGGAGCCACCGGGTGCATTGGCCGGGCTCAGCTCTGGGGGATCCTCAGCAGAAAACATCCCCAACGCGATGAAGAGCggctccagcagccccagccgGGCCATCAGCTGGCAGAGCTCCATCGTGCATTACATGAACAGGATGTCTCAAAACCAGAGCTCGGCTGAGACCTCGCCGCTGGGAAGGCTGGCGCTGAAGTCGCAGGCATCCGGCAAGAGCGGCTTAGGGCTGGACTTAAAAATGAGGAACCAGAAAGGAGCTGGGGAGTTGGGGCTGTCCATGCAGGGAGCCAAGACCACCAAGGTTCctagcagcagcactggagggGATCAGAAATCAGGGTTCACCACCGGAGCCCAAATGCTGCATAATGGTAGCAAGACGCCCACAAGCTCCTCTGCGCCCGGGGGACAACAGGCATCCAGCCAGGAGCTGAACCTCCAAGCTTTAAACCTGCAGAGCGTCAAAAACGGGCAGAGTGCAGCGGGGGGGAGCAGCCTACCCCGCCATGCCTGCAGCACTCTGCCCAAAAGCACCACTGCAGCCGCAGGTTCGGGTCCTGCTGGGTCCAAGGGTAGCGGAACCGGTACCGGGTTGAACGCTGCCAGTGTGGGAGATGGCAGCAAGAGCGAGAAGCAGGCACGCAGGGCAGGTGCTGGTGACAGGGACGTGGCCAAGGGTGGCACAGGCAGTGGGCAGGAGGGGCACGCGGCCCCCGAGAGCCGCAAGGCAGCCGCGCTGTCTGAAATGAGTACAGGCGACGAGAGCAGCTCGGACTCGGATCGGGATTCGGCTTCATTTCCCAGCGTGGGTCAGAACATGTCTGTCTCCATCCAGACCAGCCAGGACTGGAAGCCCACCCGCAGCCTGATCGAGCACGTCTTCGTCACGGATGTCACCGCAAACCTGATCACGGTGACGGTCAAGGAGTCCCCCACCAGCGTCGGGTTCTTCAATGTCCGGCAATACTGA